One genomic window of Arvicola amphibius chromosome 4, mArvAmp1.2, whole genome shotgun sequence includes the following:
- the Tmem186 gene encoding transmembrane protein 186: MAALLRAVPRFQGPAVWGRPLHRLWCCTGQGDSRRWLGSTSPTSQEKPPGTATEKFHTIYRFNAIKVLGHVSQMKLLQTAVTVIAVPPGFYFYSQGLMTLNSLCLANGIACFALAMLYWMSYFFRRLVGILYVNESGTMLRVAHLTFWGRRQDTYYAVSDMIPLTESKDHAQDMFVRIQQYSGKETFYLTLRYGRILDKERFSQVFGTLTRLK, translated from the exons ATG GCTGCCCTCCTTCGAGCTGTGCCAAGGTTTCAGGGGCCAGCTGTGTGGGGGAGGCCTCTTCATCGACTGTGGTGCTGTACTGGGCAGGGAGATTCCAGAAGGTGGCTGGGGAGCACGTCCCCCACCTCACAGGAGAAGCCACCAGGCACAGCGACTGAAAAGTTCCACACAATCTACCGATTCAATGCCATCAAAGTACTCGGGCATGTGTCTCAGATGAAGCTGTTACAGACAGCCGTGACTGTGATAGCCGTGCCCCCAGGCTTCTACTTCTACTCACAGGGCCTCATGACCCTCAATTCACTCTGCCTGGCGAATGGGATTGCCTGCTTTGCCCTGGCCATGCTGTACTGGATGAGCTATTTCTTCAGGAGGTTGGTGGGCATCCTGTATGTGAATGAGTCAGGTACCATGCTTCGAGTGGCCCACCTGACCTTCTGGGGACGGCGACAGGACACATACTATGCCGTGTCAGACATGATACCCCTGACAGAATCCAAGGACCATGCCCAGGATATGTTCGTACGCATCCAGCAATACAGTGGCAAGGAGACCTTCTACCTTACCCTGCGCTATGGCCGAATCCTGGACAAAGAACGTTTCTCACAAGTGTTTGGAACCCTGACCAGACTCAAGTAA